The Megachile rotundata isolate GNS110a chromosome 11, iyMegRotu1, whole genome shotgun sequence genome includes a region encoding these proteins:
- the LOC100883046 gene encoding uncharacterized protein LOC100883046 isoform X1: MASGVPSVHQRKLGPAPIASFEDLSDEVENGEPATRMPGIVEVTTPATPGSSLKTPSTPRIDISRASSSSHHEDSNSRESSPERELLAGGEPPPGCKLTLGYKEDAQDLRSSTEELDLQDPIHEQDLRRESKKLAKRRKDDASQSDYSSRQLDRERKDSNCSEIILLNISGRTSRLSSVGSQGSGASGKLSVVSATSSRSPSPHKCLLETSFCGSKPTLADNLIEPSKPETDDLEKILLKREADTTKALIPESIKVSMVDGNLKPDPLDKPRRRGREERKEIFKREVEITKRFLEKVNIEVPIAKKPADTQSITSQQQTPKNQAQEVQKPATLDFNDKRKKTQNFKEIVQTTPTTSSVTGSPKLPRHQKVRDLEGSRTPSPSSVSRKSSFTSLFKARTDSSVLSPESPSPSTKPRRSLTSKIKDTTESLRSRSKSRERVSMDRGSSLKKESKNKGVFSSTLSLFKKRERKKSYDEAIAASCGTDLDTGGGEHPSLESIGHVEFRFNAEKENRKDDSIFISLHADDRNYEEALPSESVSIPLETPTKLLDEYESEPRTGSIVTEVSIEHYPPPSRIRTEALIETSPRTYTEDNRVPRSGSKDSEISRSSSKDSKLSGQAKTSETLAKSSTKSKAEHRVSSSSSKDSIGKKEATKPKRRSKEVKQTIEPPERMDEVKQKQQPKEEPIESTESRTSDFIDDVIKPADGLTKASSVISDLDHNSSESERDSEIEFIRNKAEKLAEELPDERKGLFYEESFEEDLPYVPTTLPLEKSVAVPILPVKQRLQEVRTIPIERPRSTTPINRTLLDEFVMQTSLDERRVEKMKISLPREESFKLKSPRKHAANTFMEFAGKVPDGGRKSAGKSPSPPPLPPRASARPSNWINFEEIPEKRKAPKRIQTIPRPDDEGKSAGYNYVQPEECRCECHEESRRASMKEPTTTRTSSSCSSNGERPCNGDNCTVPSSTSMDRASIVSDSSLECSLSIEEGNNQPLYAGSSKPFSIDLDVRSNRSSIVSQDETDEIACTNNS; this comes from the exons ATGGCGTCAGGGGTACCGAGCGTTCATCAGAGGAAGCTTGGACCAGCGCCGATAGCATCCTTCGAAGACCTGTCCGACGAGGTGGAAAAC GGGGAACCGGCTACGCGAATGCCAGGCATCGTTGAGGTGACTACGCCAGCAACGCCTGGTAGTTCGCTTAAGACACCCAGCACGCCGAGAATTGACATCAGCAGGGCGAGCAGTTCCTCCCACCATGAGGACAGTAACTCCAGAGAATCGTCGCCGGAAAGGGAGCTCCTTGCAG GCGGAGAGCCTCCACCTGGGTGCAAGCTGACTCTAGGATACAAAGAGGATGCTCAAGATTTGAGATCCTCAACGGAGGAGTTAGATCTGCAAGATCCCATTCATGAACAGGATCTCAGAAGGGAATCGAAGAAACTTGCGAAAAGACGAAAGGACGATGCTTCTCAGTCGGATTATAGCAGCAGACAATTGGACAGAGAACGCAAGGACAGCAACTGTTCGGAGATCATTTTATTGAATATCAGTGGAAGAACGTCGAGACTCTCTTCCGTGGGTAGCCAAGGTTCCGGAGCTTCTGGCAAGCTCTCCGTCGTTTCTGCTACCTCCTCCAG GTCACCTAGTCCGCACAAATGTCTGTTGGAAACGTCGTTCTGCGGGAGCAAGCCAACGCTGGCGGACAATTTGATCGAACCATCGAAGCCAGAAACAGACGACCTAGAGAAGATTTTGTTGAAACGGGAGGCTGATACTACCAAAGCGTTGATTCCGGAGAGCATAAAGGTGTCGATGGTCGATGGGAATTTGAAACCAGATCCCTTGGACAAACCTCGAAGACGGGGCCGCGAGGAAAGGAAAGAAATCTTCAAGCGGGAAGTGGAAATTACCAAGAGATTTTTAGAGAAAGTGAACATAGAG GTACCTATCGCGAAGAAGCCAGCCGATACACAGAGTATAACGTCCCAACAGCAGACACCGAAGAATCAAGCGCAGGAGGTTCAGAAGCCAGCCACGTTGGACTTCAACGACAAGAGAAAGAAGACTCAGAACTTTAAGGAAATCGTGCAAACGACTCCCACAACGAGCAGCGTGACTGGCAGTCCGAAACTGCCTAGGCATCAGAAAGTACGAGATCTCGAGGGTTCGCGAACTCCCAGTCCCTCTTCCGTCTCGAGGAAGAGCAGCTTCACCTCCCTGTTCAAG GCCCGCACAGACAGCAGTGTTTTGAGTCCAGAATCGCCGTCACCCAGTACGAAACCGCGCCGTAGTCTCACCTCGAAGATTAAGGATACCACGGAGAGTCTGCGCAGCAGATCGAAATCGAGGGAAAGAGTGTCCATGGACAGAGGGTCTAGCTTGAAAAAGGAATCGAAGAACAAAGGAGTATTCTCGTCGACGTTGAGTTTGTTCAAAAAACGGGAGCGGAAGAAGAGTTACGACGAGGCTATCGCTGCCTCCTGCGGCACCGATCTCGACACCGGCGGCGGCGAACATCCATCCTTGGAGAGCATCGGTCACGTAGAGTTTCGGTTTAACGCCGAGAAGGAGAACCGCAAGGATGACTCGATCTTCATAAGCCTCCACGCCGACGACAGAAACTATGAGGAGGCGTTGCCTTCGGAGAGCGTCTCGATCCCTTTGGAAACGCCGACGAAACTGTTGGACGAGTACGAATCTGAGCCTCGTACAGGAAGCATAGTCACGGAAGTGTCCATAGAACACTATCCACCGCCGTCGAGAATCAGAACCGAGGCTCTAATCGAGACATCCCCGAGAACGTACACCGAGGACAATCGAGTGCCTCGAAGCGGATCCAAGGATTCGGAGATTTCCAGGAGTTCCTCCAAGGACTCCAAGTTAAGCGGTCAAGCTAAAACGAGCGAAACCCTCGCGAAATCGTCTACGAAGAGCAAAGCGGAACATCGGGTTTCCAGTAGTTCTTCGAAAGATTCGATCGGTAAGAAAGAAGCCACGAAACCGAAGAGAAGAAGCAAAGAGGTTAAGCAAACGATAGAACCGCCGGAAAGAATGGACGAAGTTAAACAGAAACAACAGCCGAAAGAAGAGCCGATCGAAAGCACAGAAAGCAGAACATCCGATTTTATCGACGACGTGATCAAGCCAGCGGATGGACTGACGAAGGCGTCCAGCGTCATCTCCGACTTGGATCACAATAGCTCGGAATCGGAAAGAGACTCCGAGATCGAGTTCATAAGAAACAAGGCTGAGAAACTAGCCGAGGAATTGCCCGACGAGAGAAAGGGTTTGTTTTACGAGGAGAGCTTCGAAGAGGATCTCCCTTATGTACCCACCACCTTGCCCTTGGAGAAGAGCGTAGCTGTGCCGATCCTACCCGTAAAACAACGACTTCAGGAAGTAAG AACAATACCTATCGAGAGGCCTCGGTCCACGACACCCATAAATCGGACTCTGCTCGACGAGTTCGTGATGCAAACGTCTCTAGACGAGCGTCGCGTGGAGAAGATGAAGATATCGTTGCCCCGGGAGGAGAGTTTTAAATTGAAGAGTCCGAGAAAGCACGCGGCAAATACGTTCATGGAGTTTGCGGGCAAGGTGCCCGATGGAGGGCGAAAGAGCGCCGGGAAATCGCCGAGTCCACCACCACTGCCACCGAGAGCGTCCGCGAGACCAAGCAACTGGATCAATTTCGAGGAGATTCCGGAAAAGAGGAAAGCACCGAAAAGAATTCAAACGATCCCGCGTCCCGATGACGAAGGAAAATCGGCCGGGTACAATTACGTACAACCGGAAGAGTGCAG ATGCGAGTGCCACGAGGAGTCGCGAAGAGCATCGATGAAAGAACCGACAACAACGAGAACATCCTCTTCCTGTAGCAGCAACGGCGAACGACCGTGCAACGGCGATAACTGCACGGTACCGAGTTCCACCTCGATGGACCGTGCCAGCATCGTCAG TGACAGCTCGCTGGAGTGCAGCCTGAGCATCGAGGAAGGCAATAACCAGCCATTGTACGCAGGCTCCTCGAAACCGTTTAGCATAGACCTGGACGTGAGATCGAACAGGTCCAGCATCGTGTCGCAGGACGAGACTGACGAGATAGCCTGCACCAATAATAGTTAA
- the LOC100883046 gene encoding uncharacterized protein LOC100883046 isoform X3, giving the protein MASGVPSVHQRKLGPAPIASFEDLSDEVENGEPATRMPGIVEVTTPATPGSSLKTPSTPRIDISRASSSSHHEDSNSRESSPERELLAGGEPPPGCKLTLGYKEDAQDLRSSTEELDLQDPIHEQDLRRESKKLAKRRKDDASQSDYSSRQLDRERKDSNCSEIILLNISGRTSRLSSVGSQGSGASGKLSVVSATSSRSPSPHKCLLETSFCGSKPTLADNLIEPSKPETDDLEKILLKREADTTKALIPESIKVSMVDGNLKPDPLDKPRRRGREERKEIFKREVEITKRFLEKVNIEVPIAKKPADTQSITSQQQTPKNQAQEVQKPATLDFNDKRKKTQNFKEIVQTTPTTSSVTGSPKLPRHQKVRDLEGSRTPSPSSVSRKSSFTSLFKARTDSSVLSPESPSPSTKPRRSLTSKIKDTTESLRSRSKSRERVSMDRGSSLKKESKNKGVFSSTLSLFKKRERKKSYDEAIAASCGTDLDTGGGEHPSLESIGHVEFRFNAEKENRKDDSIFISLHADDRNYEEALPSESVSIPLETPTKLLDEYESEPRTGSIVTEVSIEHYPPPSRIRTEALIETSPRTYTEDNRVPRSGSKDSEISRSSSKDSKLSGQAKTSETLAKSSTKSKAEHRVSSSSSKDSIGKKEATKPKRRSKEVKQTIEPPERMDEVKQKQQPKEEPIESTESRTSDFIDDVIKPADGLTKASSVISDLDHNSSESERDSEIEFIRNKAEKLAEELPDERKGLFYEESFEEDLPYVPTTLPLEKSVAVPILPVKQRLQEVRTIPIERPRSTTPINRTLLDEFVMQTSLDERRVEKMKISLPREESFKLKSPRKHAANTFMEFAGKVPDGGRKSAGKSPSPPPLPPRASARPSNWINFEEIPEKRKAPKRIQTIPRPDDEGKSAGYNYVQPEECRCECHEESRRASMKEPTTTRTSSSCSSNGERPCNGDNCTVPSSTSMDRASIVR; this is encoded by the exons ATGGCGTCAGGGGTACCGAGCGTTCATCAGAGGAAGCTTGGACCAGCGCCGATAGCATCCTTCGAAGACCTGTCCGACGAGGTGGAAAAC GGGGAACCGGCTACGCGAATGCCAGGCATCGTTGAGGTGACTACGCCAGCAACGCCTGGTAGTTCGCTTAAGACACCCAGCACGCCGAGAATTGACATCAGCAGGGCGAGCAGTTCCTCCCACCATGAGGACAGTAACTCCAGAGAATCGTCGCCGGAAAGGGAGCTCCTTGCAG GCGGAGAGCCTCCACCTGGGTGCAAGCTGACTCTAGGATACAAAGAGGATGCTCAAGATTTGAGATCCTCAACGGAGGAGTTAGATCTGCAAGATCCCATTCATGAACAGGATCTCAGAAGGGAATCGAAGAAACTTGCGAAAAGACGAAAGGACGATGCTTCTCAGTCGGATTATAGCAGCAGACAATTGGACAGAGAACGCAAGGACAGCAACTGTTCGGAGATCATTTTATTGAATATCAGTGGAAGAACGTCGAGACTCTCTTCCGTGGGTAGCCAAGGTTCCGGAGCTTCTGGCAAGCTCTCCGTCGTTTCTGCTACCTCCTCCAG GTCACCTAGTCCGCACAAATGTCTGTTGGAAACGTCGTTCTGCGGGAGCAAGCCAACGCTGGCGGACAATTTGATCGAACCATCGAAGCCAGAAACAGACGACCTAGAGAAGATTTTGTTGAAACGGGAGGCTGATACTACCAAAGCGTTGATTCCGGAGAGCATAAAGGTGTCGATGGTCGATGGGAATTTGAAACCAGATCCCTTGGACAAACCTCGAAGACGGGGCCGCGAGGAAAGGAAAGAAATCTTCAAGCGGGAAGTGGAAATTACCAAGAGATTTTTAGAGAAAGTGAACATAGAG GTACCTATCGCGAAGAAGCCAGCCGATACACAGAGTATAACGTCCCAACAGCAGACACCGAAGAATCAAGCGCAGGAGGTTCAGAAGCCAGCCACGTTGGACTTCAACGACAAGAGAAAGAAGACTCAGAACTTTAAGGAAATCGTGCAAACGACTCCCACAACGAGCAGCGTGACTGGCAGTCCGAAACTGCCTAGGCATCAGAAAGTACGAGATCTCGAGGGTTCGCGAACTCCCAGTCCCTCTTCCGTCTCGAGGAAGAGCAGCTTCACCTCCCTGTTCAAG GCCCGCACAGACAGCAGTGTTTTGAGTCCAGAATCGCCGTCACCCAGTACGAAACCGCGCCGTAGTCTCACCTCGAAGATTAAGGATACCACGGAGAGTCTGCGCAGCAGATCGAAATCGAGGGAAAGAGTGTCCATGGACAGAGGGTCTAGCTTGAAAAAGGAATCGAAGAACAAAGGAGTATTCTCGTCGACGTTGAGTTTGTTCAAAAAACGGGAGCGGAAGAAGAGTTACGACGAGGCTATCGCTGCCTCCTGCGGCACCGATCTCGACACCGGCGGCGGCGAACATCCATCCTTGGAGAGCATCGGTCACGTAGAGTTTCGGTTTAACGCCGAGAAGGAGAACCGCAAGGATGACTCGATCTTCATAAGCCTCCACGCCGACGACAGAAACTATGAGGAGGCGTTGCCTTCGGAGAGCGTCTCGATCCCTTTGGAAACGCCGACGAAACTGTTGGACGAGTACGAATCTGAGCCTCGTACAGGAAGCATAGTCACGGAAGTGTCCATAGAACACTATCCACCGCCGTCGAGAATCAGAACCGAGGCTCTAATCGAGACATCCCCGAGAACGTACACCGAGGACAATCGAGTGCCTCGAAGCGGATCCAAGGATTCGGAGATTTCCAGGAGTTCCTCCAAGGACTCCAAGTTAAGCGGTCAAGCTAAAACGAGCGAAACCCTCGCGAAATCGTCTACGAAGAGCAAAGCGGAACATCGGGTTTCCAGTAGTTCTTCGAAAGATTCGATCGGTAAGAAAGAAGCCACGAAACCGAAGAGAAGAAGCAAAGAGGTTAAGCAAACGATAGAACCGCCGGAAAGAATGGACGAAGTTAAACAGAAACAACAGCCGAAAGAAGAGCCGATCGAAAGCACAGAAAGCAGAACATCCGATTTTATCGACGACGTGATCAAGCCAGCGGATGGACTGACGAAGGCGTCCAGCGTCATCTCCGACTTGGATCACAATAGCTCGGAATCGGAAAGAGACTCCGAGATCGAGTTCATAAGAAACAAGGCTGAGAAACTAGCCGAGGAATTGCCCGACGAGAGAAAGGGTTTGTTTTACGAGGAGAGCTTCGAAGAGGATCTCCCTTATGTACCCACCACCTTGCCCTTGGAGAAGAGCGTAGCTGTGCCGATCCTACCCGTAAAACAACGACTTCAGGAAGTAAG AACAATACCTATCGAGAGGCCTCGGTCCACGACACCCATAAATCGGACTCTGCTCGACGAGTTCGTGATGCAAACGTCTCTAGACGAGCGTCGCGTGGAGAAGATGAAGATATCGTTGCCCCGGGAGGAGAGTTTTAAATTGAAGAGTCCGAGAAAGCACGCGGCAAATACGTTCATGGAGTTTGCGGGCAAGGTGCCCGATGGAGGGCGAAAGAGCGCCGGGAAATCGCCGAGTCCACCACCACTGCCACCGAGAGCGTCCGCGAGACCAAGCAACTGGATCAATTTCGAGGAGATTCCGGAAAAGAGGAAAGCACCGAAAAGAATTCAAACGATCCCGCGTCCCGATGACGAAGGAAAATCGGCCGGGTACAATTACGTACAACCGGAAGAGTGCAG ATGCGAGTGCCACGAGGAGTCGCGAAGAGCATCGATGAAAGAACCGACAACAACGAGAACATCCTCTTCCTGTAGCAGCAACGGCGAACGACCGTGCAACGGCGATAACTGCACGGTACCGAGTTCCACCTCGATGGACCGTGCCAGCATCGTCAGGTAA
- the LOC100883046 gene encoding uncharacterized protein LOC100883046 isoform X2 produces MASGVPSVHQRKLGPAPIASFEDLSDEVENGEPATRMPGIVEVTTPATPGSSLKTPSTPRIDISRASSSSHHEDSNSRESSPERELLAGGEPPPGCKLTLGYKEDAQDLRSSTEELDLQDPIHEQDLRRESKKLAKRRKDDASQSDYSSRQLDRERKDSNCSEIILLNISGRTSRLSSVGSQGSGASGKLSVVSATSSRSPSPHKCLLETSFCGSKPTLADNLIEPSKPETDDLEKILLKREADTTKALIPESIKVSMVDGNLKPDPLDKPRRRGREERKEIFKREVEITKRFLEKVNIEVPIAKKPADTQSITSQQQTPKNQAQEVQKPATLDFNDKRKKTQNFKEIVQTTPTTSSVTGSPKLPRHQKVRDLEGSRTPSPSSVSRKSSFTSLFKARTDSSVLSPESPSPSTKPRRSLTSKIKDTTESLRSRSKSRERVSMDRGSSLKKESKNKGVFSSTLSLFKKRERKKSYDEAIAASCGTDLDTGGGEHPSLESIGHVEFRFNAEKENRKDDSIFISLHADDRNYEEALPSESVSIPLETPTKLLDEYESEPRTGSIVTEVSIEHYPPPSRIRTEALIETSPRTYTEDNRVPRSGSKDSEISRSSSKDSKLSGQAKTSETLAKSSTKSKAEHRVSSSSSKDSIGKKEATKPKRRSKEVKQTIEPPERMDEVKQKQQPKEEPIESTESRTSDFIDDVIKPADGLTKASSVISDLDHNSSESERDSEIEFIRNKAEKLAEELPDERKGLFYEESFEEDLPYVPTTLPLEKSVAVPILPVKQRLQEVRTIPIERPRSTTPINRTLLDEFVMQTSLDERRVEKMKISLPREESFKLKSPRKHAANTFMEFAGKVPDGGRKSAGKSPSPPPLPPRASARPSNWINFEEIPEKRKAPKRIQTIPRPDDEGKSAGYNYVQPEECRCECHEESRRASMKEPTTTRTSSSCSSNGERPCNGDNCTVPSSTSMDRASIVRGLFLYFQ; encoded by the exons ATGGCGTCAGGGGTACCGAGCGTTCATCAGAGGAAGCTTGGACCAGCGCCGATAGCATCCTTCGAAGACCTGTCCGACGAGGTGGAAAAC GGGGAACCGGCTACGCGAATGCCAGGCATCGTTGAGGTGACTACGCCAGCAACGCCTGGTAGTTCGCTTAAGACACCCAGCACGCCGAGAATTGACATCAGCAGGGCGAGCAGTTCCTCCCACCATGAGGACAGTAACTCCAGAGAATCGTCGCCGGAAAGGGAGCTCCTTGCAG GCGGAGAGCCTCCACCTGGGTGCAAGCTGACTCTAGGATACAAAGAGGATGCTCAAGATTTGAGATCCTCAACGGAGGAGTTAGATCTGCAAGATCCCATTCATGAACAGGATCTCAGAAGGGAATCGAAGAAACTTGCGAAAAGACGAAAGGACGATGCTTCTCAGTCGGATTATAGCAGCAGACAATTGGACAGAGAACGCAAGGACAGCAACTGTTCGGAGATCATTTTATTGAATATCAGTGGAAGAACGTCGAGACTCTCTTCCGTGGGTAGCCAAGGTTCCGGAGCTTCTGGCAAGCTCTCCGTCGTTTCTGCTACCTCCTCCAG GTCACCTAGTCCGCACAAATGTCTGTTGGAAACGTCGTTCTGCGGGAGCAAGCCAACGCTGGCGGACAATTTGATCGAACCATCGAAGCCAGAAACAGACGACCTAGAGAAGATTTTGTTGAAACGGGAGGCTGATACTACCAAAGCGTTGATTCCGGAGAGCATAAAGGTGTCGATGGTCGATGGGAATTTGAAACCAGATCCCTTGGACAAACCTCGAAGACGGGGCCGCGAGGAAAGGAAAGAAATCTTCAAGCGGGAAGTGGAAATTACCAAGAGATTTTTAGAGAAAGTGAACATAGAG GTACCTATCGCGAAGAAGCCAGCCGATACACAGAGTATAACGTCCCAACAGCAGACACCGAAGAATCAAGCGCAGGAGGTTCAGAAGCCAGCCACGTTGGACTTCAACGACAAGAGAAAGAAGACTCAGAACTTTAAGGAAATCGTGCAAACGACTCCCACAACGAGCAGCGTGACTGGCAGTCCGAAACTGCCTAGGCATCAGAAAGTACGAGATCTCGAGGGTTCGCGAACTCCCAGTCCCTCTTCCGTCTCGAGGAAGAGCAGCTTCACCTCCCTGTTCAAG GCCCGCACAGACAGCAGTGTTTTGAGTCCAGAATCGCCGTCACCCAGTACGAAACCGCGCCGTAGTCTCACCTCGAAGATTAAGGATACCACGGAGAGTCTGCGCAGCAGATCGAAATCGAGGGAAAGAGTGTCCATGGACAGAGGGTCTAGCTTGAAAAAGGAATCGAAGAACAAAGGAGTATTCTCGTCGACGTTGAGTTTGTTCAAAAAACGGGAGCGGAAGAAGAGTTACGACGAGGCTATCGCTGCCTCCTGCGGCACCGATCTCGACACCGGCGGCGGCGAACATCCATCCTTGGAGAGCATCGGTCACGTAGAGTTTCGGTTTAACGCCGAGAAGGAGAACCGCAAGGATGACTCGATCTTCATAAGCCTCCACGCCGACGACAGAAACTATGAGGAGGCGTTGCCTTCGGAGAGCGTCTCGATCCCTTTGGAAACGCCGACGAAACTGTTGGACGAGTACGAATCTGAGCCTCGTACAGGAAGCATAGTCACGGAAGTGTCCATAGAACACTATCCACCGCCGTCGAGAATCAGAACCGAGGCTCTAATCGAGACATCCCCGAGAACGTACACCGAGGACAATCGAGTGCCTCGAAGCGGATCCAAGGATTCGGAGATTTCCAGGAGTTCCTCCAAGGACTCCAAGTTAAGCGGTCAAGCTAAAACGAGCGAAACCCTCGCGAAATCGTCTACGAAGAGCAAAGCGGAACATCGGGTTTCCAGTAGTTCTTCGAAAGATTCGATCGGTAAGAAAGAAGCCACGAAACCGAAGAGAAGAAGCAAAGAGGTTAAGCAAACGATAGAACCGCCGGAAAGAATGGACGAAGTTAAACAGAAACAACAGCCGAAAGAAGAGCCGATCGAAAGCACAGAAAGCAGAACATCCGATTTTATCGACGACGTGATCAAGCCAGCGGATGGACTGACGAAGGCGTCCAGCGTCATCTCCGACTTGGATCACAATAGCTCGGAATCGGAAAGAGACTCCGAGATCGAGTTCATAAGAAACAAGGCTGAGAAACTAGCCGAGGAATTGCCCGACGAGAGAAAGGGTTTGTTTTACGAGGAGAGCTTCGAAGAGGATCTCCCTTATGTACCCACCACCTTGCCCTTGGAGAAGAGCGTAGCTGTGCCGATCCTACCCGTAAAACAACGACTTCAGGAAGTAAG AACAATACCTATCGAGAGGCCTCGGTCCACGACACCCATAAATCGGACTCTGCTCGACGAGTTCGTGATGCAAACGTCTCTAGACGAGCGTCGCGTGGAGAAGATGAAGATATCGTTGCCCCGGGAGGAGAGTTTTAAATTGAAGAGTCCGAGAAAGCACGCGGCAAATACGTTCATGGAGTTTGCGGGCAAGGTGCCCGATGGAGGGCGAAAGAGCGCCGGGAAATCGCCGAGTCCACCACCACTGCCACCGAGAGCGTCCGCGAGACCAAGCAACTGGATCAATTTCGAGGAGATTCCGGAAAAGAGGAAAGCACCGAAAAGAATTCAAACGATCCCGCGTCCCGATGACGAAGGAAAATCGGCCGGGTACAATTACGTACAACCGGAAGAGTGCAG ATGCGAGTGCCACGAGGAGTCGCGAAGAGCATCGATGAAAGAACCGACAACAACGAGAACATCCTCTTCCTGTAGCAGCAACGGCGAACGACCGTGCAACGGCGATAACTGCACGGTACCGAGTTCCACCTCGATGGACCGTGCCAGCATCGTCAG AGGTCTGTTTCTGTACTTTCAGTGA
- the LOC100883158 gene encoding uncharacterized protein LOC100883158, whose product MTFKSLMNFGNYAKGPYHPATDRYHGSSGGFHHSGSAGYYHGSRGSNKGKGGSGAALSALTLLAFLFLINVMQQSMQDTNTMTTPSTSTVVLRNGDDQPVVVDAKEEKENKKRDEVKHDGIYGVSTKSKIQRLNSQYIN is encoded by the exons ATGACGTTCAAGTCTTTAATGAACTTTGGAAATTACGCCAAGGGTCCTTATCATCCAGCGACGGACAGATATCACGGTAGTTCCGGCGGTTTCCATCATAGCGGATCTGCTGGCTATTACCATGGTTCGCGAGG AAGCAACAAGGGTAAAGGCGGAAGCGGAGCAGCGTTGAGCGCGTTGACCTTATTAGCCTTTCTGTTCCTTATAAACGTGATGCAG CAATCCATGCAAGATACTAATACGATGACAACACCTTCGACATCTACGGTAGTGTTGAGAAACGGTGACGATCAACCGGTGGTGGTAGATGCAAAAGAGGAGAAGGAGAACAAGAAGAGGGACGAGGTGAAGCACGACGGTATCTACGGGGTATCGACAAAATCCAAGATCCAAAGGCTTAACagtcaatatattaattaa